Within the candidate division WOR-3 bacterium genome, the region GACCTCCCAAATCCCAGAATAATGCTGGCAATAATACCAGATTTTGCAGCCGGAAGAACCACCTTTATTATTGTCTCCCATTTATTTGCACCAAGCGCAAAGGAGGCCTCCCGCAGTTCCTTTGGCACCGAAGATATTGCATCTTCAGATAAACTGGAAATTATTGGCACAACCATTATTCCTAAAATTATTGAGGTCGTAAATGTGTTTAATCCGGTCGGAATATTGAATAACTTTCTCACAAATGGGGCAAGAAACGCCATACCAAATAATCCATAGATCACTGATGGAATACCAGCAAGAAGTTCAATAAATGGCTTCAATAATTCCTTCTCTTTTGGCTTTGCCAATTCAGAAATATATATTGCCGAACCAACCCCGAGCGGAATAGATACTATCAGTGCACCCACAGTAACCATTATTGAACCAACGATTAAGGGCAGAATGCCAAAATCCGGCGGCTCGTGGGTTGGGTGCCAGGATTGTCCAAAGAGGAAACTGAACAATCCAGCCCTTTCAAAAATAGGATACCCTTCTGTGAAGATACTAAAGATTATGCCAAAAAGGAAGACAATTGAGCATAAAGCCGAAAACAAAACAATGAATTGAAAACCCCTTTCTTTCATCGCTAATCTCCTCATTTTGATTGTAGCCCTTTAAGAAGTATTTCTGCAGAGGCCAGATTTGTTGCCCGAGGAATATTATGAACATCACAAACTCTTATCTGTAGATCGCCTCCTTCAGGACCTCCAAGCGTCGATTTTACCTCAAGACCGGTCTTCTTATGAATCATCCTTCCTGTTGCCCCTGTCGCAATTATTTCGTATGGTTGGAGGCTGTCCTTAGAATTATTAACAGACATTATCATATCGACCTTCTTGGCATCGAGGGCGATAAGGGCTATTTTTTTTCTTCAACCTCTTTCTGCACTGTTTGACAACTCCGACTTTAAGGGTTTTTGTAAGGGCGGGATTTAAATCCCGCCCCAAAAATATTTACCTAACTGGAACGTAACCAACTTCCTTGACGATCGCTTGACCCTGTGGCGATAGAATAAAATCGATGAAATCCTTCACAAGACCTTTTGGTTTACCATTGGTATACATGAAGAGAGGCCGAGCAAGCTTGTATTCTTCACTTTTCACCGTTTCAG harbors:
- the pstC gene encoding phosphate ABC transporter permease subunit PstC, giving the protein MRRLAMKERGFQFIVLFSALCSIVFLFGIIFSIFTEGYPIFERAGLFSFLFGQSWHPTHEPPDFGILPLIVGSIMVTVGALIVSIPLGVGSAIYISELAKPKEKELLKPFIELLAGIPSVIYGLFGMAFLAPFVRKLFNIPTGLNTFTTSIILGIMVVPIISSLSEDAISSVPKELREASFALGANKWETIIKVVLPAAKSGIIASIILGFGRSIGETMVVLMVAGGSAIIPKSIFQPVRPMTSAIASEMGETIMGSEHYHALFGIAIVLFVITFVSNLITEWERMKIRRR